The DNA window GGTGCGGAGATCACGGCGCTGAGCGAGCATCGCGCCCGGCTGGGCCGCGAGATCGCGCGGCTGCAGGACACCGCCGAGATCCTCGACGAGGTCATCGAGGAGATCGCCCCCTCGAGCTGATCGGCCCGCCCCGGGAACATCGCGCACTCCGCGCAGTACGGTGCTCCCATCGAGCGCCGCGCGGCGCTCCCCTCCGGAGAGGAACGACGATGTCCTTCCAGGCCTATCTCGACGCTGTCGAGGACACGTCCGGGCTCACGCCGCGGGCGCTGCTCGAGATCGCGCAGTCGCGCGGGTACGACGACCCCTCGGTGAAGGCCGGGGTGATCCTGGACTGGCTGAAGACCGACTACGGTCTGGGCCGGGGTCACGGGATGGCGATGGTGCACGTCATCAAGAAGGGACCGAGCATCGATGCGAAGCACGTGGACTCCGGCGGCTCCCACAGCGATGCCTCGGACACGCTGTGGCTCGACGGGAAGGCCACGAAGCCGGCCTGACCTCGCCGGCCCAGCTCACTCCCGTGCGACGCCGACCAGGAGGAGCACTGCGAGCGCTCCGTACACGGTGCCGGCGGCGCCGTCCAGGGCCATGCGGACCCGCGGCCGGGACAGCACGGCGTCGCGGAACAGCCCGGCGGCGCTGCCGATCGCGAGGTCGGCGGCGAGTCCGGTGAGCTGGAGCAGCAGGCCCAGCATGAGGATCTGCGCGAAGGGCCGATCCGTCGTGGTGCCGAGGAACTGGGGCAGGAACGCGACGAAGAACAGGGCGATCTTGGGGTTGGTGATGTTCACGAGGAAACCGCGCCGGAACACGTTGGGAACGGTGTGCACGTCGGCGATCTCGGCGCCCGCGTGGCGCCAGGTGGTCGCGGCGAGCACGAGCAGGTAGGCAGCGCCGGCGATGCGGATCGCGTCCAGGGCCGACGGCAGCTGGGTCAGCGCCACCCCGAGCCCGGTCGCGGCGAGGAGCACCCAGACGGTCATCGCGGTGGTCACCCCGAAGGCGCCGCGCACGGCCGCGCCGCGGCCCTGGTTGATGCCGGTCGCGATCATGAAGGCCATGTCCGGGCCAGGGGTCACCAGGATGACTGCGACCGCGAGCAGGAACGCGGGCAGGACGGACACATCGAGCACTTCTCGCCACCTTGCACATCAGCGGGAAATACTCCCGGAACCATGCCCTCACCTGGGCCAAGAGGGACTGTAGAGACTGTCGATGCGGTGCCGCAATCGGCGGGATGCGGCACATCGGCGCGTTGCTCCCGCACTCTGCTGAGCGGCAGTACGCTTTCTGCGTGCTCGACGACCTGGACTACCGACTCATCGCCCTTCTGCGCTCCAACAGCCGCACCCCGGTGGCGGTCCTGGCGCGCGAGCTCGGCATCAATCGCTCCACCGTCACGGCCCGGATCGACCGTCTCGTGGACTCCGGGGTCATCGAGGGATTCACGATCCGGGTGAGCAGCGACGTCGAGGAGGACTCGGTGCGCGGCGTGATGCTCGTGGCGACCGAGACGCGCAGCAGCCACGACATCGTGCGCGAGATCCACGGCTACCCCGAGATCGAGGACCTCCACTCCACGACCGGCACCTGGGACCTGGTGATCCAGCTGCGCGCGCGGAACCTCGCCGAGTTCGACCGGGTGCTCGAGCGCATCCGTGCGATCCCCGGCGTGCGCTCCACGCAGACCAGTCTGCTGTTCAGCTCGTTGCGCACCGGGTGAGCCCTCAGGCGAGCACGAGCTCGATCCTCGGATGCTCGGCGAAGATCTCCAGCACGGTTTCGAAGTAGGTGGGGCCGCCCTCGGCCTCGAGGCGGTCGAGCCGCTCCTGGAACAGCGTCGCGCTGAAGGTCCCCGGCTGCTCGAGCTTCGCCCGGAGGTACTCGCGGGTGGTCTCGAGGCCCAGCGCCTCCCGCACCCGGTGGTGGTCGCTGAGCACCACGCGGGCCCCGTCGTGGCCGTGCAGCGCGCCGTAACCGCCGTGCAGGAGGTCGTCGAGCGCATCCAGGCTCTGGCCGAGGCGCCAGTCCTCACCGACCATGAACACCCGGTTCAGCTCGTCGTACAGGCCCCGGATGTCATGGATGCGGGAGCCGTCGAGGGTGAGGGTGAGCATGGGGCCATCCTGCCGGACCGGCAGCATGACCCCGATCGGCCACCTCAGGAGGCGCCGAGCAGATCCGTCATGCGCGCGTAGAACGGCGCCGGATCCTGGCTCAGGGACTCCTTGACCATCGCGCTCCACTCGTCGACGACGACCTCGATCCGGTCGTCGAGCAGGCCGTCCATGGAGCGGCGCGGCACCTCGCGGGGGTCGATCTTCGGTCCGTCGTAGCCGGCGGCGATGTCGGTGTCCGCCGCACCGAGGAAGACTCCCTGGACGAGCGTCCCCTGGCCGGCGAGCTCGAGACGCACCCCGTTGGTCATGTTCCACTCCGCGGCCTTCGCGGCCGCATAGGACCCGGCGCCTGGCGAGGCGAACCAGGACAGCGCCGAGAGCACGTTCACGATCGCTCCGCCGCCGCCCCTCGCGAGGATCGGGGCGAAGGCGCGGATCACCTCGAGGGTTCCCCAGAAGTGGGTGCCCATCTCCCGGCGGATCTCCGCGAGATCCCCGGTGGACAGCCGGGCACCGGTCGAGATGCCCGCGTTGTTGACCAGCAGTGTGACCTCCTTCGCCGTCTCGGGAAGCGATGGATGACTAAGGCCCGAAGAGGGCGTAGCCGGGCGCAGCCCGGCTGGGGAGCAGCACAGCTGCTCCGGGGGAATGCATGACGAGCGACAAGTCAGCGAGCAGCAGAGCTACTCGAGGACGAGTGACAAGCAAAGGAGCAGCACAGCTGCTCCGGGGGGAAGCTCGAAGAGCGACAAAACGTCGAACCACTACGAGAAAGCAAACCTACGATGATCTTTGCAACCAACACCCGCAATAAGTACGCACGTTGCATGCGCCCCTTCTCCGAGAAGCTCACAGACGCGACGATGTGGAACGCGAACTTCAAGATGGGAGTTCTGGTCGGCCTACTGTGCCCCAAGTGCCAGACCCCGGAAGAGTTCCTCGAGGCCGAGACCAACGCTGCCGAGCTCGCGGACGCCGAGCTCGTGGGCTTCCGCTCGCTCGATCCAACGAAGCGCGCCGAGCTAATCATCGAGATGATCGACAAGAGCGCGCACAGCGTCATCGACAAGCACCGCAGAAAGGCGGAGCGTACCGGAAGGACCCGCGTCCGAGTTGATGTCCAAGCTTGGGCTGCGGAAGCCGCTGCGGGCGTGCCCGTCATCCAGGGCCAGTCCGAATCCTTCATGGCTCACGCGCGCGAGATCGCAGCCGAGTACATCTCCGGGGCCCTCAGACTGGTGGCGCATGCCGAGAAGGCCTAAGAGCGCCGCCCACGCCTGCGGTCTGAGCCGCTTTCACAACGCAGGCACTCGATGACCGCAGGCGTCGCTCCCGCCCCCCGGTCTGCACTGTAGAACCCAACGCAGCAGGCCGATCCGGATCTGACACATAGCACCACCGCTGACACCATCGGGCCACGCCGCACAAGACGGAGCAGTCGATGTGCGTATATGCCACATCGTGAGCGGCCTACGGGTCGACTCGCCTCACCAGAGATGACACCGACCCCACCGCTGAGTACCGGTCATCGAGTCAAGCGGGCAAGAACCTTTACAGGAACTAACTAGTCAGAGCAAGTCGCGAATTCCTGCCAGCCACACACGAGCAACATAATACATTAAAGGATCGTTACATGCCCCTTACTCTTCCAGATGAAGCGCTTCCGAAATTCTCCGTCGCCACGCTTGACCGCACCAACCCCGCCCACATGTGTAAATGGATCCATGAGGTCTCCAGAGACTGGACCCTCATGCGAGAAATCAATGAGGCGTCTCGTAGTCAGCGAGCGGCCACCCCAGCCCAGCTCGAACCGTTCGTTTCACTCGATCTGGGCTCAGCTTTATGGGCCGCGGCATCACGTACTACGCCCTTAGGACGACCAACCAAGTTGCAAGTTCGCTACTGGGCTGGGTGGTGCCTCGCCGCCGGCTGGGACCCAAGAGACGACAGCATTGCCGAGGCTATCGGAGATGTTTTGATCTGGCATGTGCTGCTTGAGATCGAAATCCCCCACCCTGAGCGCCTCAGAAACACTGGATTCCGGGTGGCGAGAGAACGTCGCGCGGCCAGCGGAGGGATTTGGCACTTCGAGGATCACTCGGAATATCGGGAAGAAATGTACGAGCGCCGTGATTTCATAGATGATGAGGGAGCCTCTTGGAGGATCTGGTATGACTCGTTTGGGAGCGCTGACTTTAAGCTTCTCCACCCCTCACCGCAGAGGTGTCGGACCTGAGTCTCCGAGGCACCCCAGCACTCGGCGGTGATCGCACTGACGGCAGATCCAGATGCGGTGCCCAGGGGCGAGGGTGTCGCTGCGGCAGCTGCAGGCGTGCCAGCCCACCAGGTGCGCTATGGCCCCACATTGCGGGCAAGGCGTCGGTGACTGCTGGACCCAACCATCGCTCGTGCGGATCAGTGGCGGGATGACCTTCAGCCCGTCGTGCTCGTGGATCATCTCGCCCGCCGTCATGCGCTCAGTGTGCGCCGGTGGTCCGACAGGCAGAACGAAGCCCCGAGGGGGGTGGCCCTCGGGGCTTCGTCAGTGCTCAGGCGGCCGCTCAGCGATTCTTCACGGCCATCTCGCCTGATTACGACGGCACGCTGGGGCGAACCTGCGAACGATGTACTTGGGAAGTACCCCGCGCGTTCCGGACTGACAGAAGAGAGGCGACGATTACCAGTGCAACGCCAACGGGCACACCGATTGCCACTCCGCGAATGCCCGCATCCCCGAAGAATATGCCAGATCCAAACACGATGAAGTCGAGGCCCATCACCACGAGTGCAAGACAGGAGAGTAGAAGGAGGGTCACTGGCCGCCTACGTCCAACGAC is part of the Brachybacterium ginsengisoli genome and encodes:
- a CDS encoding DUF4287 domain-containing protein — encoded protein: MSFQAYLDAVEDTSGLTPRALLEIAQSRGYDDPSVKAGVILDWLKTDYGLGRGHGMAMVHVIKKGPSIDAKHVDSGGSHSDASDTLWLDGKATKPA
- a CDS encoding LysE family translocator is translated as MLDVSVLPAFLLAVAVILVTPGPDMAFMIATGINQGRGAAVRGAFGVTTAMTVWVLLAATGLGVALTQLPSALDAIRIAGAAYLLVLAATTWRHAGAEIADVHTVPNVFRRGFLVNITNPKIALFFVAFLPQFLGTTTDRPFAQILMLGLLLQLTGLAADLAIGSAAGLFRDAVLSRPRVRMALDGAAGTVYGALAVLLLVGVARE
- a CDS encoding Lrp/AsnC family transcriptional regulator, whose product is MLDDLDYRLIALLRSNSRTPVAVLARELGINRSTVTARIDRLVDSGVIEGFTIRVSSDVEEDSVRGVMLVATETRSSHDIVREIHGYPEIEDLHSTTGTWDLVIQLRARNLAEFDRVLERIRAIPGVRSTQTSLLFSSLRTG
- a CDS encoding barstar family protein; the protein is MLTLTLDGSRIHDIRGLYDELNRVFMVGEDWRLGQSLDALDDLLHGGYGALHGHDGARVVLSDHHRVREALGLETTREYLRAKLEQPGTFSATLFQERLDRLEAEGGPTYFETVLEIFAEHPRIELVLA
- a CDS encoding SDR family NAD(P)-dependent oxidoreductase, with protein sequence MTCRSSCIPPEQLCCSPAGLRPATPSSGLSHPSLPETAKEVTLLVNNAGISTGARLSTGDLAEIRREMGTHFWGTLEVIRAFAPILARGGGGAIVNVLSALSWFASPGAGSYAAAKAAEWNMTNGVRLELAGQGTLVQGVFLGAADTDIAAGYDGPKIDPREVPRRSMDGLLDDRIEVVVDEWSAMVKESLSQDPAPFYARMTDLLGAS